A portion of the Candidatus Schekmanbacteria bacterium genome contains these proteins:
- a CDS encoding glycosyltransferase family 2 protein, translating to MTKLIIQIPCLNEEESLPVTLSALPTKIEGIDKIEILIIDDGSIDKTADVAKKYGAHHIIRFARHKGLSEAFMAGMDTALKLGADIIVNTDADNQYCADDIGKLIRPIMEGKAEIVVGDRQITKVEHFSGTKKLLQKLGSWVVRQLSGTSIPDTTSGFRAFSREAALKLNVLSRFTYTLETIIQAGKKNIAICHVPVRINPTTRNSRLFSSIWSYIKRSLSTILRIYTIYEPLKIFMYIGGSVFLAGLILLGRFLYFYFFNIRPYGHIQSVIIAGVLLIIGLLIGAIGILADLISANRKLIEESLYRIKKIELQHTGDRERPGKDK from the coding sequence ATGACAAAACTTATTATACAGATCCCCTGCCTCAATGAGGAAGAATCACTTCCTGTAACCCTATCCGCGCTCCCAACAAAAATCGAAGGAATAGATAAAATTGAAATTCTCATTATAGACGACGGCAGTATTGATAAAACAGCAGATGTAGCGAAAAAATATGGAGCCCATCACATTATACGATTCGCAAGGCACAAGGGGCTTTCAGAGGCATTTATGGCAGGAATGGATACTGCGCTGAAACTCGGAGCTGATATAATTGTAAATACCGATGCTGATAACCAGTATTGTGCTGACGACATAGGAAAACTTATCAGACCTATAATGGAAGGGAAAGCTGAAATAGTAGTCGGGGACAGACAAATAACCAAGGTTGAGCATTTCTCAGGAACAAAAAAATTGCTTCAAAAACTTGGAAGCTGGGTCGTGAGGCAGTTATCCGGGACTTCAATTCCTGATACTACAAGCGGGTTCAGGGCATTCTCCCGGGAAGCTGCACTGAAACTAAACGTACTCTCCCGTTTTACTTATACTCTGGAAACCATAATTCAAGCCGGGAAAAAAAATATAGCCATCTGCCATGTCCCGGTAAGAATAAATCCAACAACCAGAAACTCAAGGCTCTTTAGCAGTATATGGAGTTATATTAAGAGGTCACTTTCCACGATATTGAGAATTTATACTATCTATGAACCGCTGAAAATATTCATGTATATAGGCGGTTCAGTGTTCCTGGCAGGTCTTATATTATTAGGGAGATTCCTCTATTTTTATTTCTTTAACATCAGACCATACGGACATATTCAATCAGTCATCATAGCAGGAGTACTTCTGATAATAGGGTTATTAATAGGAGCCATAGGTATTCTCGCAGACCTGATATCAGCTAACAGGAAACTCATAGAAGAATCCCTCTATAGAATCAAGAAAATAGAGCTCCAGCACACCGGAGACAGGGAGCGCCCGGGGAAGGATAAATGA
- a CDS encoding glycosyltransferase, with the protein MRIALIGPSYPFRGGISLNTTLLYRALKLKNDLLFISFKRQYPKILFPGESDREPDFTFIQEKDAKPLLDSMNPFSWFATAFKCSRFKPDVTIIPWWVVFWFPHFITIIYIMRLFSKTKIMIICHNLFEHEKNSIKKALSLAILRKADYIVVHSSEEKKKIESLNMKAKVSRLWLPVFEYEPWHITKEVARKELGFEREKKLLLYFGIIRPYKGLNHLLKAIATVKGRFDLTLMIVGEFWTGKEEFEKEVDTLGIKQNIHVVDHFIPSDKIGVYMAAADAVVFPYISATGSGALQIAISCGKSVITTNVGCFPDIVKNGINGLIVEAGDSQDLADKIIKFYKDDMEKVFANKITDLSQELSLEAIGNAIDNIIKA; encoded by the coding sequence ATGAGAATAGCTTTGATAGGTCCATCCTATCCTTTCAGAGGCGGTATATCGTTAAATACTACACTTCTTTACAGGGCTCTTAAGTTAAAAAATGATCTGTTATTCATATCTTTTAAAAGACAGTACCCAAAAATCCTATTCCCGGGGGAATCTGACAGAGAGCCTGATTTTACTTTCATACAGGAAAAAGATGCAAAACCGCTTTTAGATTCAATGAACCCTTTCTCATGGTTTGCGACAGCCTTTAAGTGCAGTCGCTTCAAGCCTGATGTAACTATCATACCCTGGTGGGTTGTCTTCTGGTTCCCGCATTTTATAACTATTATTTATATAATGCGTCTTTTCTCAAAGACAAAAATCATGATAATATGCCACAATCTCTTTGAACATGAAAAAAACTCTATAAAAAAAGCTCTCTCTCTTGCCATCCTCAGGAAGGCTGACTATATTGTCGTCCATTCCTCTGAAGAGAAAAAAAAGATTGAATCGCTGAATATGAAAGCAAAGGTTTCAAGACTCTGGCTCCCGGTTTTTGAATATGAGCCATGGCACATAACAAAAGAGGTTGCCAGAAAAGAACTTGGATTTGAGAGAGAAAAGAAACTATTGCTCTATTTTGGAATCATTCGTCCCTATAAAGGGCTTAATCATCTGTTAAAAGCAATTGCAACAGTCAAAGGAAGATTTGATTTGACTCTTATGATTGTCGGAGAATTCTGGACAGGAAAAGAAGAGTTTGAAAAGGAAGTGGATACACTTGGCATAAAGCAGAACATTCATGTTGTTGACCACTTCATTCCAAGTGATAAGATAGGAGTGTATATGGCAGCAGCGGATGCCGTAGTGTTTCCCTATATATCTGCAACCGGAAGCGGAGCCCTCCAGATAGCTATTTCATGCGGAAAATCCGTAATTACCACAAATGTGGGATGTTTTCCTGATATTGTGAAAAATGGGATAAATGGTTTAATAGTTGAAGCCGGAGACTCTCAAGACCTTGCTGATAAGATAATAAAATTTTATAAAGACGATATGGAAAAGGTCTTTGCCAATAAGATAACAGATCTATCACAAGAGCTTTCCTTAGAAGCGATAGGAAATGCAATTGATAACATCATCAAAGCTTAA
- a CDS encoding methyltransferase has protein sequence MAVLPEVFHPGLYTTSPHLADMINSLGIRENDRVLDLGTGSGIGAVFSAQFTKHVVAVDINPNAVRCAKINALINGYEERISVRLGNLFEPVRDEVFDLIFFNPPFYLGKPKNWHETAFKGGDYPDHICHTFLRDAPKHLASDGKIHILWSSIADYPGLDEEIKENGLETAKITLKDTITEVIQIYELRHQKKQK, from the coding sequence ATGGCCGTTCTTCCTGAGGTATTTCACCCGGGATTATATACCACAAGTCCTCATTTGGCAGACATGATAAATAGCTTGGGTATCAGGGAAAATGACAGGGTGCTCGATCTTGGCACAGGCTCAGGGATAGGTGCAGTTTTTTCTGCGCAGTTCACAAAACATGTTGTAGCAGTTGACATCAATCCCAATGCAGTAAGATGTGCAAAAATCAATGCACTCATTAACGGTTATGAAGAAAGGATTTCTGTTAGGTTGGGAAACCTGTTTGAACCAGTAAGAGATGAGGTATTCGACCTGATTTTTTTCAATCCTCCTTTTTATCTTGGAAAGCCCAAAAACTGGCACGAAACTGCTTTTAAAGGAGGGGATTATCCTGACCATATATGTCATACTTTTTTAAGAGATGCACCCAAACATCTTGCATCTGATGGAAAGATTCATATTTTATGGTCATCTATTGCAGATTACCCCGGACTTGATGAAGAGATAAAAGAGAATGGATTAGAAACTGCAAAAATTACCCTAAAGGACACCATCACTGAGGTAATCCAGATTTATGAGCTCAGACACCAGAAAAAACAAAAATAG
- a CDS encoding radical SAM protein: MRTHNNPIEDYIKKISQNKYWVYFNYKFRKKVNLLTLLIEFTPICNLKCRMCTLDHSQKGFMDPLLLEEIVKQISDDSKYNIDNISLWQGGETLLHPKFGLMLDILAKAKKRSKVFPKIALLTNATVLDEKKTDIILTSDAVDLMLFSVDGGTKESFEDLRVGAKWDEVLNNINHFLKQNRDLKKNIRTGIISIIKPGLQLSEEFKKLVNSVDEYMPRSMHSWDGSEELGIETDACKEEKYGLCYFVLRELVVHWDGNVSPCCIDLNKRGILGNLNNNSLYEIYHSANRKFMIDKMQKKLRKEIELCKKCNL; the protein is encoded by the coding sequence ATGAGAACACATAATAATCCCATTGAAGATTATATTAAAAAGATATCCCAGAATAAATACTGGGTCTACTTCAATTATAAATTCAGGAAAAAGGTAAATCTTTTAACTCTTCTGATAGAATTCACTCCTATTTGTAATCTAAAATGCAGGATGTGTACATTAGACCATTCTCAAAAAGGATTTATGGATCCTTTGCTTTTAGAAGAAATAGTAAAACAGATTTCTGATGATTCTAAATATAATATCGACAATATTTCTTTATGGCAGGGAGGAGAGACACTACTACACCCCAAATTTGGTTTAATGCTTGATATTTTAGCAAAGGCAAAAAAAAGAAGTAAAGTATTTCCAAAAATAGCTTTGCTTACAAATGCAACAGTTTTAGATGAAAAGAAAACTGATATAATTTTAACAAGTGATGCAGTTGATTTAATGCTTTTCAGCGTTGATGGAGGAACCAAAGAATCATTTGAAGATTTAAGAGTCGGAGCAAAATGGGATGAAGTCTTAAATAATATAAATCATTTTTTAAAACAAAATAGGGATTTGAAGAAAAATATCCGTACAGGAATAATAAGCATAATAAAGCCCGGATTACAATTATCAGAAGAATTTAAAAAGTTAGTAAACAGTGTTGATGAATATATGCCCAGGAGTATGCACAGTTGGGATGGGTCAGAAGAGCTTGGGATAGAAACAGATGCCTGCAAGGAAGAAAAATATGGTCTCTGCTATTTTGTTTTAAGAGAGCTGGTTGTCCATTGGGATGGTAACGTAAGTCCATGCTGTATAGACTTAAATAAACGAGGTATTTTAGGTAATCTAAATAACAATTCACTCTATGAGATCTATCATTCAGCTAATAGAAAATTTATGATTGATAAGATGCAAAAAAAATTACGGAAAGAGATTGAGCTGTGCAAAAAATGCAATCTTTAA
- a CDS encoding radical SAM protein, which translates to MQKMQSLIDPLFIELTNHCNFKCTFCPDDVMKRKRGYMDFGLIEKIFHDIKKTNLVSYVIPSLMGEPLLHPQFFDFLDLAKKNNIKVHLITNGSLITSNEKIEKLFSSTIFELVLSYQTPWEDMFYLRKAGNLKLDTYRETLINIICKKFEMKASTAIELHFLDTAERSVRGIDFVNSPEEMLKVIQGWKPIFEEIANKFHLKNRINEYTLREIKKRIRNNILYMTKFEILPDVYMVLKKTVLYGNYLLPEGISVKEKPKGKCSASFKSLAVLWNGDCTFCCEDFNGELIVGNIKDNSLEEIWYGERLNNARKEMHNLILSNKFCQRCKGELYDCNGNRIDLVKKYSFPLQLNHSYLRLLKAYKDYGITGTFSKKIKKFFKHTT; encoded by the coding sequence GTGCAAAAAATGCAATCTTTAATTGATCCCCTCTTTATAGAACTAACAAATCATTGTAATTTCAAATGTACTTTTTGTCCCGACGACGTCATGAAACGTAAGAGAGGATACATGGATTTTGGCCTCATTGAAAAAATCTTCCATGATATTAAAAAAACCAATTTAGTTAGCTATGTAATACCATCTTTAATGGGAGAGCCATTACTTCATCCACAATTTTTCGACTTCCTGGATTTAGCAAAAAAAAATAACATAAAAGTCCATTTAATTACTAACGGTAGTTTAATTACTTCTAATGAAAAGATTGAGAAGCTTTTTTCTTCAACTATTTTTGAATTAGTTTTGAGCTATCAAACGCCCTGGGAAGATATGTTTTATTTGAGAAAAGCCGGAAATCTTAAATTGGATACTTATAGGGAAACATTGATTAATATTATCTGTAAAAAGTTTGAGATGAAGGCAAGTACAGCTATAGAGTTACATTTTCTTGATACTGCTGAGAGGTCAGTCAGGGGAATTGACTTTGTAAACAGTCCTGAAGAAATGCTGAAAGTGATACAAGGCTGGAAACCGATTTTTGAAGAGATAGCAAATAAATTCCATCTTAAAAACAGAATTAATGAATATACACTTAGAGAAATAAAGAAGAGAATAAGAAATAATATTTTATATATGACAAAATTTGAGATTCTGCCGGACGTGTATATGGTTCTGAAAAAAACAGTCCTTTATGGAAACTACTTGCTGCCCGAAGGAATTAGTGTAAAGGAAAAACCAAAAGGGAAATGTTCTGCTTCTTTTAAATCATTGGCAGTTCTATGGAACGGTGATTGCACTTTTTGCTGTGAAGATTTTAATGGAGAATTAATTGTAGGTAATATAAAAGATAATTCCCTGGAAGAAATCTGGTATGGGGAGAGATTAAATAATGCAAGAAAGGAGATGCATAATCTTATCCTTTCAAACAAATTCTGCCAGAGATGCAAAGGAGAGCTTTATGATTGTAATGGTAATAGAATTGATCTTGTGAAGAAATATTCTTTTCCCCTGCAACTAAACCATTCTTATTTGAGACTCCTGAAAGCTTATAAAGATTATGGAATTACAGGTACATTTTCAAAAAAAATAAAAAAGTTTTTTAAGCACACCACTTAA
- a CDS encoding oligosaccharide flippase family protein: MTNTSKKTSSVMGKGILYLTSSKIIFAVSAFLMHIGLARILGVEDYGVYGVIMAFLGITYTLFQPGVQTSVIKFAAEDISRVSLVLKAGVKLQLILSVTLTLLIFAAAPLIAFFLKDDSLISYIRLASLVIIPAALDTVYLASLNGIRFFGQQAISVIFHSLTKLFLVFIIIFLGFRVKGVLAGMIASTIIGMIISRSFCKFKNEGGEFGIKKLLIFTTPVLLYVFCVTSIASLDLLFVKSLLNSNKEAGLYTSAANISKLPFILFSSFQAVLLPSVSRAFSMNNMELFKKYINQTLRYLLLLMLPIVTILSATAGTVLEIFYSSKYSGAESALSILLFGGAFSIILSVLASVIIGCGRPKVSLFFALILFPMDIILNLILIPIYGLSGAAISTTITFISGSIMAGAYIYYNFGALMEVLSFLKISLASAIVYIISIKYSITGILIFGEYLILFIVYFLLLLLFREIKKEDIQMLRDTVRTA, from the coding sequence ATGACTAATACTTCAAAAAAAACTTCCAGTGTTATGGGGAAAGGAATTCTTTATCTTACTTCCAGTAAGATTATATTTGCCGTGAGTGCTTTTCTTATGCACATCGGACTTGCAAGGATTTTAGGGGTTGAGGATTATGGTGTTTACGGCGTCATAATGGCATTTCTTGGTATAACATATACCTTATTTCAGCCTGGAGTACAGACTTCAGTCATCAAATTTGCGGCTGAGGACATTAGCAGAGTATCTTTAGTGCTTAAGGCAGGGGTCAAGTTGCAATTGATACTCTCAGTGACTCTCACATTGTTAATATTTGCGGCAGCACCGCTTATAGCCTTTTTTCTTAAAGATGATTCACTGATTTCTTACATTCGTTTAGCTTCACTTGTTATAATTCCAGCTGCTCTCGATACAGTTTATCTTGCATCTCTCAACGGCATACGTTTTTTTGGTCAGCAGGCGATTTCAGTAATATTTCATTCATTAACAAAATTATTTTTGGTATTCATAATAATATTTCTCGGCTTTAGGGTTAAAGGGGTCTTGGCTGGGATGATAGCTTCAACCATTATAGGAATGATTATTTCCAGAAGTTTTTGTAAATTTAAAAATGAAGGCGGAGAATTTGGAATAAAAAAACTTTTAATATTCACTACGCCTGTATTACTTTATGTTTTCTGCGTAACTTCAATAGCAAGCTTGGATTTACTTTTTGTAAAATCACTTCTAAATAGCAACAAAGAAGCCGGATTATATACTTCTGCAGCTAACATTTCCAAACTGCCATTTATTCTGTTCTCAAGTTTCCAAGCAGTTTTACTTCCTTCAGTATCAAGGGCTTTTTCTATGAACAATATGGAATTGTTCAAAAAATATATAAATCAGACCTTGAGATATCTCTTGTTACTGATGCTCCCTATCGTAACAATCCTAAGTGCTACTGCTGGTACAGTGCTGGAGATATTTTATTCAAGCAAATATTCTGGAGCAGAGTCAGCTTTAAGTATTTTACTTTTTGGAGGGGCTTTTTCAATTATATTATCAGTTCTTGCCTCGGTTATAATAGGATGTGGAAGACCAAAGGTTAGCCTGTTTTTTGCATTGATTTTATTTCCTATGGATATAATTTTGAACCTTATATTAATACCCATATACGGATTGAGTGGCGCAGCAATTTCCACTACAATAACTTTCATCTCAGGAAGTATAATGGCAGGAGCTTATATCTATTATAATTTTGGCGCATTGATGGAGGTTTTATCTTTTTTGAAAATAAGCTTAGCATCAGCAATTGTGTATATAATCTCAATAAAATATTCTATTACAGGAATTCTTATATTTGGAGAATATCTTATTTTATTTATTGTATATTTTTTATTGCTTCTCCTTTTTAGAGAGATCAAGAAGGAAGATATACAGATGCTCAGGGATACAGTCAGGACTGCATAG
- a CDS encoding radical SAM protein yields the protein MTFYKSTQIQSALKNPLYASSTILSKIKNLAMLDFRFLNGYSFLPDTIRIDLTYNCNLRCKLCFEFGKSAEELSSIPRNEEINFGQLKHFLLDVKSFYPTIYLSGGEPLLYSHILDLLDFLRQNRLYTLVNTNGVLLEGFADQLVDTGVDKLVISIDGPEEIHDKNRGKTFKKIVKGIEKLNAKKKDERKPFPLIRINCLITPFNFKVLEEVVNIARQLEVESLSFQHPMFATDERKNEKSSEGSIDILGYVYEGEINPDILLQQMNKIAAIRVPFKKYFYPSVPREHIREYYNDINYPFKKACLTPWRKLMLTPSGDIGPCVHYPIANLSSKSFNDIWNSKDYRKFRNSIRKAGLFKNCVRCCLREY from the coding sequence ATGACTTTTTATAAATCTACCCAGATACAAAGCGCCTTAAAAAATCCACTGTATGCATCTTCTACAATCCTGTCTAAAATAAAAAACCTTGCCATGCTGGACTTCAGATTTTTGAATGGTTACAGTTTCCTTCCTGACACAATAAGGATTGACCTCACATACAATTGTAATCTGAGATGCAAACTTTGTTTTGAATTCGGGAAAAGCGCTGAAGAACTTTCTTCAATTCCTCGCAACGAAGAGATAAATTTTGGACAGCTTAAACATTTTTTGCTTGATGTAAAATCTTTTTATCCCACTATTTATCTGTCAGGAGGGGAGCCACTTCTTTATTCTCACATATTAGACCTTCTCGACTTTCTCCGGCAAAACAGGCTTTATACTCTTGTAAATACCAACGGAGTCCTTCTGGAAGGCTTTGCTGACCAACTGGTTGATACTGGTGTTGATAAACTTGTTATATCTATTGATGGACCGGAAGAAATTCATGACAAGAACAGGGGGAAGACGTTCAAAAAAATAGTAAAAGGTATTGAGAAACTTAATGCAAAGAAAAAAGATGAGAGAAAGCCCTTCCCTCTTATCAGGATAAACTGCCTTATTACACCGTTTAATTTTAAAGTCCTCGAAGAAGTTGTAAATATCGCCAGGCAACTTGAGGTTGAATCTCTTTCATTTCAACATCCCATGTTCGCCACAGACGAAAGAAAGAATGAAAAGAGCAGTGAGGGTTCAATAGATATACTCGGTTATGTTTATGAGGGAGAGATAAATCCTGATATACTTCTACAGCAGATGAATAAAATAGCTGCAATAAGAGTACCATTTAAAAAATATTTCTATCCATCAGTCCCAAGGGAACACATTCGAGAATATTATAATGATATAAACTATCCATTTAAAAAGGCATGCCTCACTCCATGGAGAAAGCTTATGTTAACTCCGTCTGGAGATATTGGGCCTTGTGTGCATTACCCGATTGCTAATTTGTCCAGTAAAAGTTTCAATGATATTTGGAACAGCAAAGATTACCGCAAATTCAGAAACTCTATCAGAAAGGCAGGACTTTTTAAAAACTGCGTTCGCTGCTGCCTGAGAGAATACTAA
- a CDS encoding glycosyltransferase family 39 protein — protein sequence MDKKTALPSSVIKTVLFVLINCIIVLSSVLIAKKIRVNPSYHADEFIIITLSVYYPVIWSLLVKNFKSDINGFFRWTVFLPTALSLSLSTSFLSLFKIFIPLSVCLSYFLILISILFLISVFITVKPKHMTETERTFFFQSLILLASGICFIISDKIINKLSSAFTINRINEIIMLSGMFFFSLFIANSIPALLKDIFTSGKRTLSKPWIIPVFLSIYVIIPVAIFFKVLGGIPHVQDEIAYLFQAKIFASGRLFTDAPPVQKFFDYEFIIIDGVKWYGKYFFGFPLLLAIGLLLKTPWIVNPLLGAGAVFLFYQILKKFLGEECLSSYMLVLPLFSPFILFINASYLSHTSSLFFLTLFIYLFFKAIEKHSIVLSMLCGLSLGFAYNIRPLTAVTFTSPFLVYGTYLLFRKKIKITQVIIFSIAVILLMVGYFSYNYMLTDDIFLTPFNKYCPTDHLGFGKDIGLPYLSEYGHDFADGWQNTRDNLRELSSDLLGFPKISFLLVIVPFLIGGTTLFEKFFLGAFVINIAGYFCYYFNGIAYGPRYYFETVFFLLFLFLKGLIRVKEFVTKKLSGKNIMASQESAQFIIPLIFILLLLRTCIVSIPEKVQIYGNRFWNLDNTLEHTMANSGLHNAVVFIRSGYFREREAAPNYYGAGFIKNSLKLDNDIVYARDFGDEEDLNLMKHFPGRRPYRFVFNESLITANRYYADNLSPYLYPIPKPEVAYSSNINIIP from the coding sequence ATGGATAAAAAAACAGCCCTCCCCTCAAGTGTTATAAAAACAGTATTGTTCGTCCTGATAAATTGCATCATTGTGTTATCTTCAGTTCTCATTGCTAAGAAAATAAGAGTTAATCCTTCATACCATGCAGATGAATTCATCATTATCACTCTTTCAGTTTATTATCCGGTAATCTGGAGTTTATTAGTTAAAAACTTCAAATCCGATATCAACGGATTTTTTCGCTGGACTGTTTTTTTACCCACTGCACTTTCTTTGTCGCTTTCAACTTCATTTCTTTCTCTTTTTAAAATATTCATTCCCCTTTCAGTTTGCCTGTCCTATTTTCTGATATTAATTTCTATTTTGTTCCTGATTTCAGTATTCATTACAGTTAAACCCAAGCACATGACAGAAACGGAGAGAACTTTCTTTTTCCAGTCCCTCATCCTGCTGGCTTCAGGTATATGCTTCATAATATCTGATAAAATAATCAATAAGCTCTCATCTGCTTTCACTATAAACAGAATAAATGAGATTATAATGCTCTCAGGGATGTTTTTCTTTTCATTATTTATAGCCAATTCAATACCCGCCTTATTAAAAGATATCTTCACCTCTGGGAAGAGAACTTTGTCAAAACCATGGATAATTCCGGTCTTCCTGAGTATTTATGTGATAATTCCTGTTGCAATATTCTTCAAAGTTTTAGGTGGAATCCCCCATGTCCAGGATGAAATAGCTTACCTTTTCCAGGCAAAAATATTTGCTTCAGGAAGACTTTTCACTGATGCACCGCCTGTGCAGAAGTTTTTTGATTACGAATTCATAATAATAGACGGCGTCAAATGGTATGGAAAATATTTCTTTGGTTTTCCGCTCCTTCTTGCCATCGGGTTGCTGCTTAAAACTCCGTGGATTGTAAATCCTCTCTTAGGGGCAGGGGCAGTATTTCTTTTTTATCAGATATTAAAAAAGTTTTTGGGAGAAGAATGTCTCTCATCATATATGCTTGTACTTCCTCTTTTTTCACCTTTCATTTTATTTATCAATGCATCATATCTTTCACATACAAGTTCTCTTTTCTTTTTGACCCTCTTCATCTATCTTTTCTTTAAAGCCATTGAAAAACATTCAATTGTTCTTTCAATGCTTTGCGGACTGAGTCTCGGATTTGCCTACAACATAAGACCACTTACTGCCGTAACATTCACATCTCCTTTTCTTGTCTATGGTACTTATTTGCTGTTCAGAAAGAAAATTAAGATCACACAGGTAATTATCTTCTCAATTGCAGTAATTCTCTTAATGGTTGGATATTTCTCATACAACTACATGCTTACAGATGACATCTTCCTTACACCTTTCAACAAATACTGTCCCACAGACCACCTTGGCTTCGGCAAAGACATCGGGCTCCCATATCTATCAGAATATGGCCATGATTTTGCCGATGGCTGGCAGAACACAAGAGATAACCTAAGAGAACTTTCAAGCGACCTCCTGGGGTTCCCAAAAATATCTTTTTTACTCGTAATAGTCCCCTTCCTAATTGGCGGAACAACACTCTTTGAGAAATTCTTTCTGGGAGCTTTTGTAATAAATATTGCAGGTTATTTCTGCTACTACTTTAACGGGATTGCCTACGGGCCAAGGTATTACTTTGAAACTGTATTTTTTCTGCTGTTCCTTTTTCTGAAAGGATTAATAAGAGTAAAAGAATTTGTCACAAAAAAACTTTCAGGAAAAAACATCATGGCATCTCAGGAAAGTGCTCAGTTTATAATACCATTAATATTTATTTTGCTGTTACTCCGGACATGTATAGTATCCATTCCCGAAAAAGTTCAAATCTACGGAAACCGCTTCTGGAACCTCGACAATACCTTGGAACATACTATGGCAAATTCAGGATTACATAATGCAGTTGTATTCATAAGGTCAGGATATTTCAGAGAGCGCGAAGCAGCACCAAACTACTATGGCGCCGGTTTTATAAAGAATAGCCTAAAGCTAGACAACGACATCGTTTATGCAAGAGATTTTGGCGATGAAGAGGATCTGAATCTTATGAAGCACTTTCCGGGAAGAAGGCCATACAGGTTTGTATTCAACGAATCACTTATAACAGCAAACCGTTACTATGCGGATAACCTCAGCCCTTATCTTTATCCTATACCAAAACCTGAGGTTGCTTACAGCAGCAACATAAACATTATTCCCTGA
- a CDS encoding NAD(P)/FAD-dependent oxidoreductase, with translation MKLKVTIIGGGVAGLAAAYDLSKKDYDVTLIEKSPALGGLASSFPLEEGFIERYYHFVCLNDYPLFEMLNEFDMADKLHWVKTKMGIFYDSSLLPFGRAVDLLKFPYLSFAEKMKFGLGLMAVKSQSEKGWLDIENVRADEWLKKEFGENVYKILHEPLIRHKFGDYADKLSAAWMWARIHRIGKSRTKILQREILGFIEGGTKTLVDEISRRITANGGKIVTSTKVERIVHKNNTVCAVEANGEEIESDAVISTVPSPELLEILPDVNGDYWEKIRKIESIGVVCALLLIKDSISENFWLNINDSRIKLAGIIEYSNLNPCGFLKGARVIYMPQYISSDSPIFKKSSEDIVKEYSSYLKLIKPEFSDDWILKSFVFRDRFAQPICDIGFRQLIPGIKTSMDGLYITDSCQLHPDDRTIANSINLGRTAAKMISK, from the coding sequence TTGAAGTTGAAAGTTACAATCATAGGAGGGGGAGTGGCAGGACTTGCGGCTGCATATGACCTCTCTAAAAAAGATTATGATGTTACCCTTATCGAAAAGTCTCCGGCTCTTGGAGGACTTGCAAGCTCCTTTCCTTTAGAAGAAGGATTTATAGAGCGGTATTATCACTTTGTTTGTCTCAATGATTATCCCCTATTTGAAATGCTTAATGAGTTTGATATGGCTGATAAGCTTCATTGGGTGAAGACTAAAATGGGGATTTTTTATGACAGTAGTCTATTGCCATTCGGCAGGGCTGTTGACCTTTTGAAGTTTCCATATTTAAGCTTTGCTGAAAAAATGAAATTTGGTTTAGGGCTAATGGCAGTAAAAAGTCAGAGTGAAAAGGGGTGGTTAGATATAGAAAATGTGCGTGCTGATGAATGGCTTAAGAAAGAATTCGGAGAAAATGTTTATAAAATACTTCATGAACCTCTCATAAGGCATAAGTTTGGTGATTATGCTGATAAACTTTCAGCTGCATGGATGTGGGCAAGGATACATAGGATTGGAAAATCTCGGACAAAGATTTTGCAAAGAGAGATACTTGGTTTTATAGAAGGCGGGACAAAAACACTTGTAGATGAGATCAGCCGAAGGATAACAGCGAATGGCGGAAAAATAGTAACGAGCACCAAGGTTGAAAGAATTGTCCATAAAAATAATACGGTTTGTGCGGTTGAGGCTAACGGAGAAGAGATTGAAAGCGATGCAGTGATATCCACAGTTCCTTCTCCGGAACTCCTTGAGATTCTCCCGGATGTGAATGGCGACTATTGGGAAAAAATCAGGAAGATTGAATCGATTGGCGTGGTATGTGCTTTGCTCCTTATTAAAGACTCTATTTCAGAGAATTTCTGGCTGAACATAAATGATAGTAGAATAAAACTTGCCGGAATAATTGAATATTCCAACCTTAATCCCTGCGGCTTCCTTAAGGGAGCAAGAGTAATTTATATGCCGCAGTATATATCTTCAGACAGTCCAATATTCAAGAAGTCTTCAGAGGATATAGTGAAAGAATATTCCTCTTATCTGAAACTGATAAAACCAGAATTTTCGGATGACTGGATATTGAAGAGCTTTGTTTTCAGGGATCGATTTGCACAGCCAATATGCGATATTGGTTTTAGGCAACTTATTCCCGGAATAAAAACTTCAATGGACGGACTTTACATAACAGATTCCTGCCAGCTTCATCCTGATGACAGGACTATCGCCAACAGCATCAACCTTGGAAGAACTGCCGCAAAGATGATTTCAAAGTAA